A window of Mucilaginibacter paludis DSM 18603 contains these coding sequences:
- the bamA gene encoding outer membrane protein assembly factor BamA, with the protein MNKLLFAILFSVICSTTWAQVSNQPRPSLSKQIPADSLSYLSPKDYIIGGITVSGVKYLEKDVLITISKLNKGDKITIPGEASSNVIKALWDQGLFDDVQLNITKINLDTVYFDIQIQERPRLSRIHLTGIRKGEIEDIQKKLNDKAGKIVNENLLNTTTNIIKKHFTEKGYLNTTVTIKQRKDPADANSLILDVAIDKKQKVKINKISFEGNVVFNDKKLKGFMGKTREKKWYHIFGSKKFMRDKYEEDKQGFVEKLQAKGYRDAEIVSDSVYRHDDRTVDIKIKLYEGPKYYFGKITFSGNAKYPTSFLKTVLRIKKGDVFSEDDLNKRLTGGGGGNSDDISSLYLNDGYLTYQADPVQTKIYNDTVDVDIRMYEGPQYNINRIIIKGNDVTNDKVILRELHTKPGQKFSKEAIVRSTRDITTLGNFDEQKTEPKPTNINPQDGTVDIVYNVVEKPSDQIELSGGFGGGQLVGTLGLTFNNFSLRNIFNGKAYRPLPKGDGQKLSLRGQSNGQNYQNYSFTFSEPWLGGKKPIYFAFTAYTQVSSNGSVYASTDASYYHLKINGAGITLGQRLKWPDDLFQLNYSLNVDHYTLHNYPGYLFTNGTSYNIKLTQEFSRNSLDAPIYPTSGSNIKFTIQATPPYSLFNSTNYKIATAQERYQFVEYHKWKFESQWFQKIYGKLVLKSQAQFGFMGYYNKDVGQAPFERFKLGGDGMQSYQFLQGSEIIGLRGYQNFSIVPVGSSYNADNNPGSPVFNKYMLELRHPVIASQSATIFVLAFAEGGNVWNSFSDFNPFNVRRSVGVGARIFLPIFGLLGLDYGYGFDAIQGAPSANKGQFHFSISQSLTGGFN; encoded by the coding sequence ATGAATAAACTCCTTTTTGCAATTCTTTTTTCTGTGATTTGCTCTACTACATGGGCGCAGGTATCAAACCAACCGAGGCCGTCATTGAGCAAGCAAATACCTGCTGATAGTTTAAGCTATTTAAGTCCAAAAGATTATATCATTGGTGGCATTACGGTTAGTGGTGTAAAGTATCTTGAAAAAGATGTACTGATAACCATTTCTAAGTTAAACAAAGGCGATAAGATCACCATCCCCGGCGAAGCATCGTCAAACGTGATCAAAGCTTTATGGGACCAGGGCCTTTTTGATGATGTGCAATTAAACATCACCAAAATCAACCTCGATACCGTTTACTTTGATATCCAGATCCAGGAGCGTCCGCGTTTATCACGTATACACCTCACTGGCATCCGTAAAGGCGAAATTGAAGATATCCAAAAGAAACTTAACGATAAGGCTGGTAAAATAGTAAACGAAAACTTGCTTAATACCACTACCAATATCATTAAAAAGCACTTTACCGAAAAAGGTTACCTTAATACAACGGTAACTATCAAACAACGTAAAGATCCGGCCGATGCCAATAGTTTAATTTTGGATGTAGCTATTGATAAAAAGCAAAAAGTAAAAATTAATAAAATAAGCTTTGAGGGCAATGTTGTATTTAACGATAAAAAGCTGAAGGGCTTTATGGGTAAAACACGCGAGAAAAAATGGTACCATATTTTTGGTTCCAAAAAGTTTATGCGTGATAAATACGAAGAAGATAAACAAGGCTTTGTAGAAAAACTGCAGGCCAAGGGTTACCGTGATGCCGAAATTGTGAGCGATTCGGTTTACCGACATGATGACCGTACCGTTGATATCAAAATTAAATTATACGAAGGCCCTAAATATTACTTTGGTAAAATTACTTTCTCGGGCAATGCCAAATATCCAACCAGCTTTTTGAAAACCGTTCTTCGTATCAAAAAAGGGGATGTATTTAGCGAAGATGATTTGAACAAACGTTTAACCGGCGGTGGCGGCGGCAATAGTGATGATATTTCGTCGCTGTATTTAAACGATGGTTATTTAACTTACCAGGCAGATCCGGTTCAAACTAAAATTTATAATGATACCGTTGATGTGGATATCAGGATGTACGAGGGGCCTCAGTACAACATCAACCGCATTATTATTAAAGGTAACGATGTAACTAACGATAAAGTTATTTTGCGCGAGCTGCACACTAAGCCCGGACAAAAATTCTCAAAAGAAGCCATTGTACGTAGTACACGTGATATTACCACCTTAGGTAACTTTGATGAGCAAAAAACCGAGCCGAAGCCTACAAACATCAACCCGCAGGATGGTACCGTTGATATCGTGTACAACGTAGTTGAGAAACCTTCCGATCAGATTGAGCTTTCGGGTGGTTTTGGTGGTGGCCAGTTAGTAGGTACCCTGGGCTTAACGTTCAACAACTTCTCGTTACGTAATATCTTCAATGGCAAGGCGTATCGCCCTTTACCTAAAGGCGATGGCCAAAAGCTGAGCTTGCGTGGCCAGTCAAACGGTCAAAATTATCAGAATTATTCGTTCACTTTTTCTGAACCATGGCTGGGTGGTAAAAAACCAATTTACTTCGCCTTTACAGCGTATACCCAGGTTAGCTCTAACGGATCGGTTTACGCCAGTACAGATGCAAGCTATTACCACTTAAAAATAAATGGTGCCGGTATCACTTTAGGTCAGCGTTTAAAATGGCCTGATGATCTTTTCCAACTGAACTATTCATTAAACGTGGATCATTATACCTTACACAATTATCCCGGTTACTTGTTTACCAACGGTACATCATACAATATTAAGTTAACGCAGGAGTTTAGCCGTAACTCGTTAGATGCACCTATCTATCCTACATCAGGCTCCAATATTAAATTTACTATCCAGGCAACGCCTCCATACTCTTTATTTAACAGTACCAACTATAAAATAGCTACTGCGCAAGAGCGTTATCAATTTGTAGAGTACCACAAATGGAAGTTTGAGTCGCAATGGTTCCAGAAAATCTATGGTAAACTGGTGTTAAAAAGCCAGGCTCAATTTGGGTTTATGGGTTATTACAACAAGGATGTTGGCCAGGCTCCGTTTGAGCGCTTTAAATTGGGCGGTGATGGTATGCAGAGTTACCAGTTTTTACAAGGTAGCGAGATTATCGGTTTAAGGGGATATCAAAATTTCTCGATAGTTCCGGTAGGCTCAAGCTATAATGCAGATAACAACCCTGGTAGCCCGGTATTTAACAAATACATGTTAGAGCTTCGCCACCCGGTTATTGCCAGCCAAAGCGCAACCATATTTGTACTTGCTTTTGCAGAGGGCGGTAACGTTTGGAATTCTTTCAGCGATTTTAACCCCTTCAATGTTAGGCGTTCGGTGGGTGTTGGCGCGCGTATCTTCCTGCCGATATTTGGATTGCTGGGCTTGGATTATGGTTATGGGTTTGATGCCATACAAGGTGCACCAAGCGCCAACAAAGGCCAGTTCCACTTTTCCATCTCTCAAAGCCTTACAGGAGGATTTAATTAA
- the porG gene encoding type IX secretion system protein PorG, with product MPKFILILCAALILFTFPLRAQTWEVGGSAGAAGYIGDFNPANPLKFTDPAYGVFIKRNFNQFLSVKINYTHATISGADSTSSNQQLRDRNLSFSSTLTELSLMGELNFLPYIPQIGRNKFTPFIFLGIGTVKYNPVATYQGEDYELRPLMTEGQTKPYSQSALAIPYGAGIKYNFAGQWNLIVDLGYRTTNTGYLDDVNGLYADKSSLPNNLSRTLSDRSGENSGVYIGSAGSQRGNLRGADTYMFLGFSISYTFLTRKCYTFN from the coding sequence ATGCCTAAGTTTATATTGATTTTGTGCGCGGCGCTTATACTATTTACGTTTCCGCTGAGGGCTCAAACCTGGGAAGTGGGTGGTTCGGCAGGGGCGGCGGGTTACATCGGCGATTTTAATCCGGCTAATCCCCTTAAATTTACCGATCCCGCGTATGGCGTTTTTATCAAGCGTAACTTCAACCAGTTTCTTTCTGTCAAAATAAATTATACGCACGCCACCATCAGCGGCGCCGACAGCACATCGTCAAACCAGCAGTTAAGAGACCGTAACCTGAGTTTTTCAAGTACCTTAACCGAGCTGAGCCTGATGGGCGAACTTAATTTTCTGCCTTATATACCGCAAATTGGCCGCAATAAGTTTACTCCTTTTATTTTTCTGGGCATAGGCACCGTTAAATATAACCCTGTGGCAACCTACCAGGGAGAGGATTACGAGCTGAGGCCGCTCATGACGGAAGGGCAAACAAAGCCTTACAGCCAAAGTGCTTTGGCTATACCTTATGGGGCCGGCATTAAATATAATTTTGCGGGCCAATGGAACCTTATTGTCGATCTGGGCTACCGTACTACCAATACCGGTTACCTTGACGATGTTAACGGCCTCTATGCCGATAAAAGTTCGCTCCCCAACAACCTGTCGCGTACCTTGTCCGACCGGTCGGGCGAAAACAGCGGCGTGTACATCGGCTCGGCAGGCTCGCAGCGGGGCAACCTGCGCGGTGCCGATACCTACATGTTTTTGGGGTTCAGTATTTCATATACCTTTTTAACACGCAAGTGCTACACTTTTAATTAA
- a CDS encoding isoprenyl transferase, with product MGFKEQIDTARLPQHIAVIMDGNGRWAKGKGKLRVFGHHNGVLSVRDVVEGAGELGIKYLTLYTFSSENWNRPKFEVTAIMELLISTINKEIRKLMDNNVRLNTIGDMDMLPAKCSAELNNAITQTAGNTGLVLTLALSYSSRREIVQATQAIARKVESGELKAADITEEVFSQHLHTSNLPDPELLIRTSGEYRISNYLLWQIAYAELYFTDKLWPDFRREDLFEAILDYQKRERRFGMISEQIN from the coding sequence ATGGGATTTAAAGAGCAGATAGATACAGCCAGGTTACCGCAGCATATTGCTGTAATTATGGACGGAAATGGCAGGTGGGCTAAGGGCAAGGGTAAATTGCGTGTTTTTGGCCATCACAATGGCGTATTATCCGTTAGGGATGTGGTTGAGGGAGCGGGAGAACTGGGTATTAAATATTTAACGCTGTATACCTTCTCGTCCGAAAACTGGAACAGGCCCAAATTTGAAGTTACTGCCATTATGGAGTTGCTGATATCAACCATCAATAAAGAGATCAGAAAATTAATGGATAACAATGTTCGCCTCAATACCATAGGCGACATGGATATGCTGCCCGCCAAGTGCAGCGCCGAATTGAATAACGCCATTACCCAAACAGCAGGTAATACAGGCCTGGTACTTACCCTGGCCCTGAGCTACAGCTCGCGGCGCGAAATAGTGCAGGCCACGCAAGCTATTGCCCGTAAGGTAGAAAGCGGCGAACTGAAGGCGGCAGACATTACCGAAGAAGTTTTTTCTCAGCATTTACATACATCTAACCTGCCTGATCCGGAATTGCTGATCAGAACCAGCGGGGAGTACCGCATCAGCAATTACCTGCTTTGGCAAATTGCTTATGCCGAGCTGTACTTTACTGACAAATTATGGCCAGATTTTAGGCGCGAAGATTTGTTTGAAGCGATACTTGATTATCAGAAACGTGAACGCCGGTTTGGCATGATAAGCGAACAAATCAACTAA
- a CDS encoding CBS domain-containing protein, producing MLASELLSTAMPPLRTSHTIQQVIDRMIEFRVRHLPIVNEEQFLGLVSEDDLIEYTDYQTPVGDVMLSLVNPYVIETQHIYDVIRLFYEQRLTVVPVLDERKNYLGLISINSMNEYFARITSVAEPGGIIVLEITNRNNSLAHMAQIVESDNAQVLSSYIRSFPDSTRLEVTLKVNKQDISGIVASFIRYNYTVQATFNYTPVDDDSMNRFDSFMNYLNL from the coding sequence ATGTTAGCATCCGAACTCCTTTCAACCGCAATGCCGCCGCTTCGTACATCACATACGATACAGCAGGTTATTGACCGTATGATAGAGTTTAGGGTGAGGCATTTACCTATTGTTAACGAAGAGCAGTTTCTGGGGCTGGTATCCGAGGATGACCTGATTGAATATACCGATTACCAAACACCGGTAGGGGATGTGATGCTATCGTTGGTTAACCCCTACGTGATAGAAACACAACATATTTATGATGTGATCCGTCTGTTTTACGAACAACGTTTAACCGTTGTGCCCGTACTGGATGAACGCAAAAACTACCTTGGGCTGATATCCATCAATTCCATGAACGAATATTTCGCCCGTATCACGTCGGTGGCCGAGCCGGGCGGAATTATCGTACTTGAAATAACCAACCGCAATAACTCGCTGGCACATATGGCGCAGATTGTAGAGTCGGATAATGCGCAGGTTTTGAGCTCCTACATCCGGTCCTTCCCTGATTCTACCCGCTTAGAAGTTACCCTCAAAGTAAATAAACAAGATATCTCGGGCATCGTAGCATCATTTATCCGTTATAACTACACGGTTCAGGCTACTTTTAATTATACCCCGGTTGACGACGACTCCATGAATCGGTTCGATTCTTTTATGAACTACCTTAATTTATAA
- a CDS encoding NAD kinase, with product MKIAIYGRQFNDTVLPYVQQVFNALTQHQVDIYVYKDLDDFLAGKINIGSPYQTFTRHQPLKGLIDVLLTLGGDGTLLDTVAFIHDSGIPVVGINFGRLGFLASISKSDIADAIHAVVHRDFTLDSRVLLTIESENHAFNGDNIALNDITFHKRDDSAMITIHAYLNGELLNSYWADGIIVSTPTGSTAYALSCGGPIVLPRSGNIIITPVAPHNLNVRPIVLSDDSVLSFEVECRSANYLVSCDSRTVIIDTTVKFSIRKASFELNLLRLNNETYLTTLRNKLLWGIDARNY from the coding sequence ATGAAAATCGCAATATACGGCAGGCAATTTAACGATACAGTTTTACCTTATGTGCAGCAGGTTTTTAATGCACTAACGCAACATCAGGTTGATATTTATGTTTATAAAGATCTCGACGATTTTTTAGCCGGTAAAATAAACATAGGCAGCCCTTACCAAACCTTTACCAGGCATCAGCCTTTAAAAGGTTTAATTGATGTTCTGTTAACCCTTGGCGGGGATGGCACCCTGCTTGACACCGTCGCTTTCATCCATGATTCGGGCATCCCTGTTGTGGGTATTAATTTTGGGCGATTGGGCTTTTTAGCCAGCATCAGCAAAAGCGATATTGCCGACGCCATACATGCCGTAGTTCATCGGGATTTTACACTGGATAGCCGCGTACTTTTAACCATCGAATCAGAGAATCATGCCTTTAATGGTGATAATATCGCCCTCAACGATATTACCTTCCACAAGCGCGACGATTCGGCCATGATTACCATACACGCCTATTTAAACGGCGAACTGTTAAACTCGTACTGGGCCGATGGCATCATCGTATCTACACCTACCGGCTCAACGGCCTATGCATTAAGCTGCGGCGGGCCAATTGTGCTGCCGCGTTCGGGCAATATTATCATTACGCCGGTAGCGCCGCATAACCTTAATGTGCGGCCCATCGTACTATCGGATGATAGCGTGCTCAGTTTTGAGGTAGAATGCCGCAGTGCAAACTACCTGGTATCCTGCGATTCGCGCACGGTTATCATCGATACAACCGTTAAATTCAGCATCCGCAAGGCATCATTCGAGTTAAATTTGCTTAGGCTTAATAATGAAACTTATTTAACAACGTTAAGGAACAAGTTGTTATGGGGAATAGACGCCCGTAATTATTAA